A portion of the Candidatus Cloacimonadota bacterium genome contains these proteins:
- a CDS encoding nitroreductase family protein gives MDFMELLASRHSVRDFLPDPIPDDVLNEILEAGRLAPSAQNRQPWRYVVLRDPQHIKKLALNSGLLGLSNLFIRSAPCLIAACSDSSKGLRVNGLDYHLVDVAISVQQMVLAAWNRGVGSCWMAAYSETAVKKYLELPKSWRVIALLPFGYPADKKTLYTKALSFFPDSKNRLPLNKIVRFFGED, from the coding sequence ATGGATTTTATGGAACTTTTGGCAAGCCGACACAGCGTGCGGGATTTTTTGCCGGACCCTATTCCCGATGATGTTTTAAATGAAATTTTGGAGGCGGGACGCCTGGCTCCTTCAGCCCAGAATCGGCAACCCTGGCGCTATGTGGTTTTAAGGGATCCCCAACATATCAAAAAACTGGCGTTGAATTCTGGACTGCTGGGTCTTTCCAACCTATTCATCAGAAGCGCGCCCTGCCTGATTGCGGCTTGCTCTGACAGCTCCAAAGGTCTTCGCGTGAACGGTCTGGACTATCATCTGGTTGATGTGGCAATCTCGGTGCAGCAAATGGTTTTGGCTGCCTGGAACCGAGGCGTGGGAAGCTGTTGGATGGCCGCTTATAGCGAAACAGCCGTCAAAAAATATCTGGAACTACCCAAATCCTGGCGGGTTATAGCCTTGCTGCCCTTTGGTTATCCAGCCGACAAAAAAACACTTTACACCAAAGCTTTGAGCTTTTTCCCCGACAGCAAAAACCGGCTACCCCTAAATAAGATTGTCCGCTTTTTTGGGGAGGACTAA
- a CDS encoding pirin family protein yields the protein MKGVTPMRKIRLIRNAKPTLEGAGVQLVRAFGFGDERLFDPFLLLDDFRNDDTRNYLAGFPWHPHRGMETITYMLEGSAEHSDSLGNSGVIRKGDVQWMTAGRGIIHQEMPKPNEIGRMYGFQLWANLPASKKMMQPRYQDILAADIPKVELPNGAEIKVICGSFQNVKGPAQDIMIEPQYWDVYIPAETELSLPAPAGETCFFYAYEGEVEVDGQIVRNRQVALLDNGDGVSFKTSSEGFRMLFLRGKPLNESISWRGPIVMNTREETATAFRELDKGTFLK from the coding sequence ATGAAAGGAGTGACTCCGATGCGAAAAATCAGGTTAATAAGAAATGCCAAACCCACCTTGGAAGGGGCAGGCGTACAGCTTGTCCGAGCCTTTGGTTTTGGAGATGAACGGCTTTTTGATCCCTTTTTGTTGCTGGATGATTTTCGTAACGACGATACCCGCAATTACTTGGCGGGCTTTCCCTGGCATCCGCACCGGGGTATGGAAACCATCACCTACATGTTGGAAGGCAGCGCGGAGCATTCAGACAGCCTTGGCAACAGCGGGGTTATTCGCAAAGGTGATGTGCAATGGATGACGGCTGGGCGCGGCATCATCCACCAGGAAATGCCAAAACCCAACGAGATTGGCCGCATGTATGGCTTCCAGCTTTGGGCAAATCTGCCCGCCTCCAAAAAGATGATGCAGCCACGCTATCAGGACATTCTGGCAGCGGACATACCCAAGGTGGAACTTCCTAACGGCGCGGAAATTAAAGTGATTTGCGGATCATTCCAAAATGTGAAGGGGCCGGCGCAGGATATCATGATCGAGCCCCAATATTGGGATGTATATATCCCGGCGGAGACAGAACTTAGCTTACCTGCTCCGGCTGGGGAAACCTGCTTTTTCTATGCTTATGAGGGAGAAGTGGAGGTTGATGGCCAAATTGTCCGAAACCGTCAGGTCGCGCTTCTGGACAATGGAGATGGAGTTAGTTTTAAAACCTCATCGGAAGGCTTTCGCATGCTGTTTTTGCGGGGCAAACCACTGAATGAATCAATTTCATGGCGTGGACCCATTGTGATGAACACTCGTGAGGAAACAGCAACCGCGTTCAGAGAATTGGATAAGGGAACTTTTCTGAAATAG